The nucleotide window CTGGGCTCAGTTGCTTCTTTTACTTTAGTTGCTCCTTTAGAAGACACTTTTTTGACTTTGTCAGTTTGATCAGAAACGATGTCTGAAACTTCACTTGTAGCGCCACTCAACTTGTCCTGAACAGTAACACTGTCTTCTTCGTATTGTTCTTTTGTTTTAATATCTACGACATTAACATTTACTTCTATAACTTCTAGACTCGTCATATGCTTTACTTCTTTTTCAATCACTCGTTTGATGTCTTCGTATATTTTTGAAATATCTACGCCATATTCTGCAACGATATCTAAATCAACAGCAACTTCTTTTTTTCCTACTTCAACATCAATTCCTGAAGTTACATCATTATTATTAACAATCTTATCTGCTAAATTTGAAAAAAATCCACCATTAATTGTTAACAGACCAGGAATAGTTTCCAATGAAATACCAACGATTTTTTGAATAACTTTGTCTTCAAATGTTAATTCACCTTTTAACTCTGATTTTTTTACTTCTACTTGTGTTCCTTTGTTTTCCATGATTGATTCCTCCAATTTATTTATTGTTATTTTTTTATTTCTTCAAAAAATTATTTTTTTGAAGGTAGTAACCGATACA belongs to Vagococcus carniphilus and includes:
- a CDS encoding Asp23/Gls24 family envelope stress response protein yields the protein MENKGTQVEVKKSELKGELTFEDKVIQKIVGISLETIPGLLTINGGFFSNLADKIVNNNDVTSGIDVEVGKKEVAVDLDIVAEYGVDISKIYEDIKRVIEKEVKHMTSLEVIEVNVNVVDIKTKEQYEEDSVTVQDKLSGATSEVSDIVSDQTDKVKKVSSKGATKVKEATEPRVE